Below is a window of Virgibacillus sp. NKC19-3 DNA.
CATCAATATCCAGCCCCCAATCAAAGTTGGTTGTTGCTGTCTTCCCACGTTCAAAAGTTTCATTAACAGGCACAACTTTAAGTGTTGTTATATTATCACTAGAGGCGTTTTCCTCCGTTCTGGTGATATTGGGTGTATAAAAATGATTATTTGGAGTAACACCTAAAAGTTTATCATCTCCTTGTGCGTTTTCTTGATAAACTTCATAATGTTGTACATCCTCTTTTGGAGTCCAACTTAAACGAGCTTCTGCTTCATCAGCAGTTTTTAACATTTTTTCTTCTACTTTAGCATCTTCGAGTACTGCAATAGGACTTTCCTCATCATACAGAGAGATTTGTCCTAAATTAATGGAATAATCATCTATTTCATCTGTATTTTTGATATTTAAACTTACGGCGTAAGCTGTTTTGCCAGCGTCTTCGCCTAAATCAAGTTCAATTGTTTCCCAGTTCTTCTTATTATCTGGTAGTGGATAATAGGTCATATCTTCTTTTGAATAATCTTCATTATACGCTACACCTAATGAAACATCAGCTCCTGGCTTATTTTGATAAACTAGACGTATTTTTGTTGAATTTTTAATGGAAAGGTCTGTGCTATATAACATAATGTCATTCTCAGAATTTGCTTCAAGATCTCCAGTGAATTTTAAAGAATTTCCGCCATTGTAGGCCTTTTCAAAGTCGTATTCACTATTTAAGTTGCTTCCTTCTCCTCGAATCCACCAGCGCCATGTTGGCATAATATCTTGAATAGAACGATTATTCCATTCTTGCGAACTTACTTCTTTCCCGTTTGCGTAATATTTTTTACCATGACCGCTATTGAAATTACTAGTAAAGGGTTTACTTTGGATAACCGATGAATCGGTAGCAAACCGAGCCATCCCTTTCCAATCTTCTGAGTCATTTGCTAATGAAGGGTCACCTTGTGGTCCAGTCCAAAGATAATTTTCCTTATTATGAAAATCAGCTGGGTTATCTGCCATCCCCATTGTAGAATTAGGCGTGTACAAAGCAATGGAAACTTTAGATTGGTCCTGATCATTTAGTAGTGCATCAGTATTTATTTTTGTGTTATAGGAATTCTGCTGTAGTTCAAAACCAGCATAAGCATTATAAGGCGAGTGATCATGCTTGTTCATCGTTGAAACAGTTGTATCAATTTCATTGATTCCCCAATTATAATTCAAAAAGAATTCATCAACTGCATAAGCGCCATCCTCAGCCCGTTCCACATACATGTCATTTATTTCATTCACGGCATTCTGATATGAGATGGTGCCGTCGTTAGCTTGAGAATCATACCAGTTAATATTCAAATCTGAGTTACGTTTAAGATATCGCATCATCTCATTCATCTGTGTTGCTGTTTCTTTATTAACACCTGAAGTTTCCTGATTAAAAAAATAACCATCAAAACCATAGTATTGTGCTATTTCTATCATTTTTTCGGCAACAGGAAACGATCCATCTTCTGCTTGTTGAGTAAAATCTTCAATCTCAGCCAAGGTTTCTGGTGAACCTGGCCCCCAAGGAAAACCTATTGAAGCATATACAGGGACTCCATTTCGATGGGCTGCGTCTACAATATCTGGTGATGGTAATGCGAATACACCTTCTTTGTTAGGAGCACCTGGCCAATATATATAAGATTCTAGAAGTTGCCAGTTGTCAAAGGCATATACATTAAAATCATTACTACCTACAGAACTTGATAAATCATGGTCTATCGTCGTAATGGCTGCTGACGTAATACCAACATCATGGTTTGCTAATGGATTAACTTGGTGACCTTTAAATCTTTCCTTGTTTAACGATATACTGGATTGATTCAATTTTGCATCTGGATCATCATTAGGCGACCACTTCAAAAGTGATTCAACATTAAAAGCCGGAGCTACTGGTTGTAAGCTCAATTCATTCTTATACCTTTCATTGATGGCACCGCTTTCATCTCCTTCAGCAAATATAACAGTTGATGTAGAAAAGGTTATTAATGTTAATAAAGTAATTGAAATAATAAAATGATAGTGTTTCAAATTATTTTTGAACATAATATACTCCCTCATAGTAATGTTATAAAAAAATATTCTGTTTTCTGATCACTTCTTAAACACTGGTTTTAGGAAAATTACTGTGGAGCTATACGGCGATTAGAATAAGAAATATTCTAATTACAAATAATCCATTCTAAGGAGCAAATTAGTTTAAGCATACCTTATTCCTCCACATTACTTATCGTTGATCATCTCCTTAGCATATAAGTTTATAAAACTGAAGAGCAATTCTAATCTACAAATTATTCCTCCTTTCATGCATTCTTTCTTACAAGGTAGAAATTAAACGCTTACAAGATAACTTAAAAAAATAAGTTAAAACCTAAACTAATTAAAATACATTTAATAAGTTTATAGGATTATACCATAGACAATAATTATTTGTAAATAAAATTTAGTTATTTACAGAAATAATAGAACATGTTAAACTACTTATTAATAATAGTTTAAAAAGTATTGGGGTTTAAATCTGAAAGGTGTTTTTTATCATTATTTGAAAGCGATTTTAAATAATGATCTTATTATAACCAATCTAATAAGATCTGAGGGGAATCAAATGACTGATCAGTTTGTAAATGGTAACACAGTTAAGCAGGCTAATCGCTCCTTTATTCTAAAGGATATTCGCCAAAGCGGTCCCATTACAAAAATAGATCTGGCCCGTAAATTCGATTTAACATTTTCGGCTGTCGGAAATATAATTACAGAATTTTCCGAGGCGGGACTGATAAAAGAAGCCGGATATGGTGAGTCTAGCGGTGGGAGACCTCCTGTTTTATATGAGATGAAATGGGATAGTGTTTATGTGATAGCGTTGGTAATCGGTGTTAGGGAAATTTCTGCTTGCCTGGTTAATTTAAAGGGGGAAGTTAGCGATGAAATTATAGCAGAAGAAGATTCCAAACCTTTAATTGAGAGGGTTTATAATCTAATCGACCAGCTATTGGAGCGAATCGCTATTGATATTTCTAAAATATCAGGGATAGGTGTATCTGCTCCTGGACCGATTGATACTACTGATGGAAAGATGTTGACACCACCTAACCTAGAAGGCGTCAGGAATATTAGCTTTCAACGTTTGCTTGAAGATCGATATAAATGGCCAACCATCCTCGAGAAAGATGCTAATGCTTTTGCTTTAGCTGAACAATGGTTCGGCGATGTAGAACCGAATGAAGATATCCTGTACATTTATAATGATCAGGGGCTTGGTGGTGGTCTTATCATCGATTCTCGGATTCACCGTGGAATTGGTAATGGTGCCGGTGAAATTGGTCATATGGTTATCGATATTGATGGCCCAAAGTGTAATTGTGGTAATTTTGGTTGCTTGGAAACGCTTAGTTCAGGTATTGCTATTCAAAGACGAGTGAAAGAAGAGATTCGACGTGGATATCCAACAAGCCTTGCTGATGACTACCTTAATAATGGGAAAGAACCTACAATAGAGAATATTGTTCAACAAGCAGAAGAAGGGGACAAGTTAGCACTCGAAGTTTTGCATGAGGCAGAAAGATATTTAGGACTTGGATTAGCTAATGCTATTAATTTATTTGCCCCTGATCAGGTGATTTTTGGAGGAATGGTTGCAAAACTTTATCCTAAAATGATTAATACTGCAGAAAAAATTGCGAAAGAGCGTGCACTTTCACCATATGCAAGAAATATTATTTTTGCAGAGTCCGCTTTTAATCATCAATCAAATTCCATCGGGGCTGCATCAGTCATTCACCAAAAATTGTTTGATTATCCTGAAGGAACCATTATTTAAAAAACTTCTCCTTAAATTAATAAATATTTATTAATTTAAGGAGAAGAAGACACCTGTAGATGGTGGGATAACTGTGCAACTGTGATACAGGTGGATAAGTATAAAATCTTGCAAAATTTAATAGTTCTTATTTGAAAACGCTAACGAGGAATATCTTACATGAATTTTCCGTGAAACGCTTTTCATTATATGATTCCTTTAAAATAAAAAGCGTTTTCAAGTTAATATGC
It encodes the following:
- a CDS encoding endo-beta-N-acetylglucosaminidase; translation: MFKNNLKHYHFIISITLLTLITFSTSTVIFAEGDESGAINERYKNELSLQPVAPAFNVESLLKWSPNDDPDAKLNQSSISLNKERFKGHQVNPLANHDVGITSAAITTIDHDLSSSVGSNDFNVYAFDNWQLLESYIYWPGAPNKEGVFALPSPDIVDAAHRNGVPVYASIGFPWGPGSPETLAEIEDFTQQAEDGSFPVAEKMIEIAQYYGFDGYFFNQETSGVNKETATQMNEMMRYLKRNSDLNINWYDSQANDGTISYQNAVNEINDMYVERAEDGAYAVDEFFLNYNWGINEIDTTVSTMNKHDHSPYNAYAGFELQQNSYNTKINTDALLNDQDQSKVSIALYTPNSTMGMADNPADFHNKENYLWTGPQGDPSLANDSEDWKGMARFATDSSVIQSKPFTSNFNSGHGKKYYANGKEVSSQEWNNRSIQDIMPTWRWWIRGEGSNLNSEYDFEKAYNGGNSLKFTGDLEANSENDIMLYSTDLSIKNSTKIRLVYQNKPGADVSLGVAYNEDYSKEDMTYYPLPDNKKNWETIELDLGEDAGKTAYAVSLNIKNTDEIDDYSINLGQISLYDEESPIAVLEDAKVEEKMLKTADEAEARLSWTPKEDVQHYEVYQENAQGDDKLLGVTPNNHFYTPNITRTEENASSDNITTLKVVPVNETFERGKTATTNFDWGLDIDATEYDQNPPSPNVALNANVTDVSFENTTEPASNALDGLSSTKWAATDEQEGYITIDMGEEKTIRRWRVEHAESGGEEKNMNTVDFELLYKTENGEWTSAERITDNEDAITDIVLDEPVTSSEFKLQIHNSGSSPWEAIRINEWQLFESEKTPKTENLMMHFASAKNNEGANDEVTIENVEKDQVVRLYKSLETKDVLAEKKAKEDDEAVTFENLDLGDEAGRIYYTIQTPGADESLRYSAGYLSENLTVADLQLALHHLDLKRELSGSDTLHALKTHLTAIEHYVEQGKKDKTLNHLNGFKTLLDHQLENDLISGEALKSLKAYTDEVIKNYKEIL
- a CDS encoding ROK family transcriptional regulator yields the protein MTDQFVNGNTVKQANRSFILKDIRQSGPITKIDLARKFDLTFSAVGNIITEFSEAGLIKEAGYGESSGGRPPVLYEMKWDSVYVIALVIGVREISACLVNLKGEVSDEIIAEEDSKPLIERVYNLIDQLLERIAIDISKISGIGVSAPGPIDTTDGKMLTPPNLEGVRNISFQRLLEDRYKWPTILEKDANAFALAEQWFGDVEPNEDILYIYNDQGLGGGLIIDSRIHRGIGNGAGEIGHMVIDIDGPKCNCGNFGCLETLSSGIAIQRRVKEEIRRGYPTSLADDYLNNGKEPTIENIVQQAEEGDKLALEVLHEAERYLGLGLANAINLFAPDQVIFGGMVAKLYPKMINTAEKIAKERALSPYARNIIFAESAFNHQSNSIGAASVIHQKLFDYPEGTII